Proteins from a single region of Ischnura elegans chromosome 2, ioIscEleg1.1, whole genome shotgun sequence:
- the LOC124153264 gene encoding proline-rich protein 4-like: MKTQISALLLAAAFGIAFAADVESEGAKTNQKRGIHDLGYGGHFEGGYGGGHFGGGYGGDFHGHHEEEHVKTVTVEKKVPYPVPHPYPVEVVKHVPYKVDKPVPYEVKKPYPVIVKKPYPVTVEKPYPVTVEKKVPYPVYVPHKVPVPHPYKVYVHKPVPYPVHVPVKVPVPHPVTIYKKVPVYVHHKHHEEVHHHEGGGYGGGHHY, from the exons ATGAAAACTCAG ATATCCGCATTACTTCTTGCGGCCGCATTCGGCATCGCATTTGCCGCTGACGTAGAGAGTGAAGGTGCCAAGACGAATCAAAAGAGGGGAATTCACGACTTGGGCTACGGAGGACACTTCGAGGGAGGATACGGAGGAGGACATTTTGGAGGAGGGTACGGAGGAGACTTCCACGGCCACCACGAGGAGGAGCACGTGAAGACGGTGACGGTTGAGAAGAAGGTTCCGTACCCAGTGCCTCATCCCTATCCCGTGGAGGTGGTGAAGCACGTCCCCTACAAAGTGGACAAGCCCGTGCCGTACGAGGTGAAGAAGCCCTATCCCGTGATCGTGAAGAAGCCGTACCCCGTGACCGTGGAGAAGCCGTATCCAGTGACCGTGGAGAAGAAGGTGCCGTACCCGGTCTATGTGCCGCACAAGGTCCCCGTGCCGCACCCATACAAGGTGTACGTGCACAAGCCAGTGCCCTACCCCGTGCACGTCCCGGTCAAGGTGCCGGTGCCGCACCCGGTCACCATCTACAAGAAAGTGCCTGTCTACGTCCACCACAAGCACCACGAGGAGGTCCACCACCACGAAGGCGGCGGCTACGGTGGAGGACACCACTATTAA